From the Lysobacterales bacterium genome, one window contains:
- a CDS encoding pyridoxal phosphate-dependent aminotransferase: MRIETKLPKVGTTIFTVMSQLAVQHKAVNLGQGFPDFDGPELMRDALNRAMHEAKNQYAPMTGIPKLREQIALKTQALYGRAVNADSEVTVTSGATEALFCALAAIVRPGESVIVLDPCYDSYEPAIELNGGKAIHVPLDSETFAVDWQRVNDAVESGTRAILVNSPHNPSGAVFSAADLDALAEIARRHDLIVISDEVYEHIIFDGIAHQSVLRHPELAERSFVISSFGKTYHCTGWKVGYCIAPPALSVEFRKVHQYVTFCTFSPAQWALAEVIERLPSHYLELPAFYQEKRDRFRALLADTPLRLLPVCGAYFQIVDYAAISDRDDMSFCEWLAREVGVAAIPVSAFYETPPESKLIRFCFAKTDATLEAAAERLNQIKAG, translated from the coding sequence TGTCGCAACTGGCCGTGCAGCACAAGGCCGTCAATCTCGGCCAGGGCTTTCCCGATTTCGACGGCCCGGAGCTGATGCGCGACGCGCTGAATCGCGCCATGCACGAGGCCAAGAACCAGTACGCGCCGATGACCGGCATTCCGAAGCTTCGCGAGCAGATCGCGCTGAAGACGCAGGCCCTGTATGGCCGTGCCGTGAATGCCGATAGCGAAGTGACCGTGACCAGCGGTGCCACCGAGGCGCTGTTCTGCGCCCTCGCCGCGATCGTGCGGCCGGGCGAATCGGTGATCGTGCTCGACCCGTGTTACGACAGCTACGAGCCGGCGATCGAATTGAATGGCGGCAAGGCCATCCACGTACCGTTGGACAGCGAAACCTTCGCGGTCGACTGGCAACGCGTGAACGACGCGGTCGAATCCGGCACGCGCGCGATCCTGGTGAACTCGCCGCACAATCCGAGCGGCGCGGTATTCAGTGCCGCCGACCTCGATGCACTCGCCGAGATCGCGCGCCGCCATGATTTGATCGTGATCTCCGACGAGGTCTACGAACACATCATCTTTGACGGCATCGCGCACCAGTCGGTGTTGCGCCATCCGGAACTGGCCGAGCGCAGCTTCGTGATCTCGAGCTTCGGCAAGACCTACCACTGCACCGGCTGGAAGGTCGGCTATTGCATCGCGCCGCCGGCGCTGTCGGTCGAGTTCCGCAAGGTGCACCAGTACGTGACCTTCTGCACCTTCAGCCCGGCGCAGTGGGCGCTGGCCGAAGTGATCGAGCGCCTGCCGAGCCACTATCTGGAACTGCCGGCGTTCTATCAGGAGAAGCGCGATCGCTTCCGCGCCTTGTTGGCGGACACCCCGTTGCGGCTGCTGCCGGTCTGCGGCGCGTACTTCCAGATCGTCGATTACGCGGCGATCAGCGACCGCGACGACATGAGCTTCTGCGAATGGCTGGCGCGCGAGGTCGGCGTCGCCGCGATTCCGGTCTCGGCCTTCTACGAAACCCCACCGGAATCGAAACTGATCCGCTTCTGTTTCGCCAAGACCGACGCGACGCTGGAAGCGGCGGCCGAGCGGCTCAACCAGATCAAGGCGGGCTGA